Part of the Amphiura filiformis unplaced genomic scaffold, Afil_fr2py scaffold_104, whole genome shotgun sequence genome, CCAGTGGAGTCGTGGACTGTTGAGTTATACGCGTGAACCAGCGGAGCAACATAGGACTTCCAGTTAGACTTCTTCTCACCAGGGAGAGTACCTAGCATCTGTAAGAGGGTTCTGTTAAAGCGTTCACATTGTCCATTCCCCTGCGGATGATATGGGGTTGTTCTGGACTTTGTGACATCACAGACCTCGCAGAGCTTCTGGATTACGACCCTGATCAGAATGAAGTCTAGCTGGGAGTCCGTAGTGGTAGAAGTAATTTTCCACTAGAACTCTAGCCGTGGTCTTGGCAGTTTGATTGCGAGTGGGGATGGCTTGATAATACTTTGTGAAATGGTCTGTGATCACAAGGATATTGCTGTAGCCACCCACAGACTCTTCCAATGTCAAGTAGTCGATACAGACTAACTCCATAGGCTCAGTTGTCTGTATATTGACCAGTGATGCTGTTCTTTTGGTACCAGGTTGTTTCTTTTGCCGCTGGCACCGATCACAAGTTCTGACTTTGGTTGCAACACGTTCTGCCATCTTTGGCCAAAAGAAGCGTGATCTTACTAACTCTAAGGTCCGGTCTTTCCCAAGATGTCCAACATCATCATGCAGTCAACGCAG contains:
- the LOC140144958 gene encoding protein NYNRIN-like; the encoded protein is MAERVATKVRTCDRCQRQKKQPGTKRTASLVNIQTTEPMELVCIDYLTLEESVGGYSNILVITDHFTKYYQAIPTRNQTAKTTARVLVENYFYHYGLPARLHSDQGRNPEALRGL